In the Quercus lobata isolate SW786 chromosome 5, ValleyOak3.0 Primary Assembly, whole genome shotgun sequence genome, one interval contains:
- the LOC115992297 gene encoding cytochrome P450 77A1-like: protein MDFKDLLVLFFALIFLRLWWRYWSITGGGPKNLPPGPPGWPIIGNLGQIILQRRPFIFIVRDLRAKYGPIFTMQMGQRTLVIVTSSELIHEALVQRGPEFASRPADSPIRLIFSVGKCAINSAVYGPLWRTLRRNFVTELINPNRVKQCSWIRKWALENHIKRLQKEAFEKGFVEVMSNCRLTICSVLICLCFGAKISEDEIKKIESVLKDVMLMTTPKLPDFMPVLTPLFRKQLKEAKELRKKQLECLVPLVRRRKAFVESGGKSSGTNVEMASPIGAAYIDSLFGLEVPGRGKLGEEELVTLCSEVINAGTDTSATTVEWALLHLVMNQEIQEKLYKEIVEHVGKEGLVTENDVEKMSYLGAVVKETFRRHPPSHFVLSHAATKETKLGGYNIPEDASVEFYTAWVTEDPGMWEDPNEFKPERFLVGDGVDVDVTGNRGVKMVPFGAGRRICPAMTLGTLHVNLLLARMVHAFKWVPVPGAPPDPTATFAFTVVMQNPLKAVILPRVKG, encoded by the exons ATGGATTTCAAAGACCTTCTTGTCCTCTTCTTTGCTCTTATCTTCCTCCGCTTGTGGTGGCGCTACTGGTCCATCACCGGCGGCGGCCCCAAAAACCTTCCTCCTGGGCCACCGGGTTGGCCTATAATCGGAAATCTAGGCCAAATCATCCTCCAACGCCGTCCATTCATCTTTATAGTACGTGATTTGCGGGCAAAATATGGCCCAATCTTCACCATGCAAATGGGACAACGCACACTCGTGATTGTCACCAGTTCTGAGCTCATCCATGAAGCCCTAGTTCAACGAGGCCCCGAGTTCGCGAGCCGCCCAGCTGACTCGCCTATCCGGCTCATATTCAGTGTCGGAAAATGTGCTATCAACTCGGCCGTATACGGTCCTCTGTGGCGAACACTAAGGCGTAACTTCGTGACCGAGTTGATAAACCCTAATAGAGTAAAACAGTGCAGTTGGATACGTAAATGGGCACTCGAAAACCACATCAAAAGGCTCCAAAAAGAGGCTTTTGAAAAGGGGTTTGTCGAGGTTATGAGTAACTGTAGGCTCACTATTTGTAGCGTCCTGATATGTCTTTGCTTCGGAGCAAAAATCTCTGAGGATGAGATTAAAAAGATTGAAAGTGTGTTGAAGGACGTGATGTTGATGACAACTCCAAAGCTTCCAGATTTCATGCCAGTGCTCACTCCTTTGTTTCGTAAGCAACTCAAAGAAGCTAAAGAGTTGAGAAAGAAACAGCTGGAGTGTTTGGTTCCATTGGTGAGAAGGAGAAAAGCTTTTGTAGAAAGCGGTGGAAAAAGTAGTGGTACCAATGTTGAAATGGCGAGTCCTATTGGTGCTGCTTATATAGACTCTCTTTTTGGGCTTGAAGTTCCTGGTAGAGGCAAGCTAGGTGAGGAAGAGCTTGTGACATTGTGTTCGGAAGTGATAAATGCTGGGACTGACACAAGTGCTACAACAGTGGAATGGGCTTTGCTTCACTTGGTGATGAACCAAGAGATTCAAGAAAAATTGTACAAGGAAATAGTTGAACATGTAGGGAAAGAAGGGTTGGTGACTGAGAATGATGTGGAGAAAATGAGTTATCTTGGTGCTGTGGTTAAAGAAACATTTAGGAGGCACCCACCAAGTCATTTTGTGCTATCTCATGCGGCTACAAAGGAGACTAAGCTAGGTGGGTACAATATACCTGAGGATGCAAGTGTGGAGTTTTACACTGCTTGGGTTACTGAGGATCCGGGTATGTGGGAGGATCCGAATGAGTTTAAACCCGAGAGGTTTTTGGTGGGTGATGGGGTTGATGTGGATGTGACTGGGAATAGAGGGGTCAAGATGGTGCCATTTGGAGCTGGGAGGAGGATTTGTCCAGCAATGACTTTGGGTACTTTGCATGTGAATCTCTTGCTGGCTAGGATGGTTCATGCCTTCAAGTGGGTTCCGGTTCCCGGTGCTCCGCCCGACCCGACTGCGACTTTTGCTTTTACTGTTGTGATGCAGAACCCTCTCAAAGCTGTTATCTTGCCTAGGGTGAAAg gttaa
- the LOC115992296 gene encoding cytochrome P450 77A1-like, translated as MDFKDLLVLFFALIFLRLWWRYWSITGGGPKNLPPGPPGWPIIGNLGQIILQRRPFIFIVRDLRAKYGPIFTMQMGQRTLVIVTSSELIHEALVQRGPEFASRPADSPIRLIFSVGKCAINSAVYGPLWRTLRRNFVTELINPNRVKQCSWIRKWALENHIKRLQKEAFEKGFVEVMSNCRLTICSVLICLCFGAKISEDEIKKIESVLKDVMLMTTPKLPDFMPVLTPLFRKQLKEAKELRKKQLECLVPLVRRRKAFVESGGKSSGTNVEMASPIGAAYIDSLFGLEVPGRGKLGEEELVTLCSEVINAGTDTSATTVEWALLHLVMNQEIQEKLYKEIVEHVGKEGLVTENDVEKMSYLGAVVKETFRRHPPSHFVLSHAATKETKLGGYNIPEDASVEFYTAWVTEDPGMWEDPNEFKPERFLVGDGVDVDVTGNRGVKMVPFGAGRRICPAMTLGTLHVNLLLARMVHAFKWVPVPGAPPDPTATFAFTVVMQNPLKAVILPRVKG; from the coding sequence ATGGATTTCAAAGACCTTCTTGTCCTCTTCTTTGCTCTTATCTTCCTCCGCTTGTGGTGGCGCTACTGGTCCATCACCGGCGGCGGCCCCAAAAACCTTCCTCCTGGGCCACCGGGTTGGCCTATAATCGGAAATCTAGGCCAAATCATCCTCCAACGCCGTCCATTCATCTTTATAGTACGTGATTTGCGGGCAAAATATGGCCCAATCTTCACCATGCAAATGGGACAACGCACACTCGTGATTGTCACCAGTTCTGAGCTCATCCATGAAGCCCTAGTTCAACGAGGCCCCGAGTTCGCGAGCCGCCCAGCTGACTCGCCTATCCGGCTCATATTCAGTGTCGGAAAATGTGCTATCAACTCGGCCGTATACGGTCCTCTGTGGCGAACACTAAGGCGTAACTTCGTGACCGAGTTGATAAACCCTAATAGAGTAAAACAGTGCAGTTGGATACGTAAATGGGCACTCGAAAACCACATCAAAAGGCTCCAAAAAGAGGCTTTTGAAAAGGGGTTTGTCGAGGTTATGAGTAACTGTAGGCTCACTATTTGTAGCGTCCTGATATGTCTTTGCTTCGGAGCAAAAATCTCTGAGGATGAGATTAAAAAGATTGAAAGTGTGTTGAAGGACGTGATGTTGATGACAACTCCAAAGCTTCCAGATTTCATGCCAGTGCTCACTCCTTTGTTTCGTAAGCAACTCAAAGAAGCTAAAGAGTTGAGAAAGAAACAGCTGGAGTGTTTGGTTCCATTGGTGAGAAGGAGAAAAGCTTTTGTAGAAAGCGGTGGAAAAAGTAGTGGTACCAATGTTGAAATGGCGAGTCCTATTGGTGCTGCTTATATAGACTCTCTTTTTGGGCTTGAAGTTCCTGGTAGAGGCAAGCTAGGTGAGGAAGAGCTTGTGACATTGTGTTCGGAAGTGATAAATGCTGGGACTGACACAAGTGCTACAACAGTGGAATGGGCTTTGCTTCACTTGGTGATGAACCAAGAGATTCAAGAAAAATTGTACAAGGAAATAGTTGAACATGTAGGGAAAGAAGGGTTGGTGACTGAGAATGATGTGGAGAAAATGAGTTATCTTGGTGCTGTGGTTAAAGAAACATTTAGGAGGCACCCACCAAGTCATTTTGTGCTATCTCATGCGGCTACAAAGGAGACTAAGCTAGGTGGGTACAATATACCTGAGGATGCAAGTGTGGAGTTTTACACTGCTTGGGTTACTGAGGATCCGGGTATGTGGGAGGATCCGAATGAGTTTAAACCCGAGAGGTTTTTGGTGGGTGATGGGGTTGATGTGGATGTGACTGGGAATAGAGGGGTCAAGATGGTGCCATTTGGAGCTGGGAGGAGGATTTGTCCAGCAATGACTTTGGGTACTTTGCATGTGAATCTCTTGCTGGCTAGGATGGTTCATGCCTTCAAGTGGGTTCCGGTTCCCGGTGCTCCGCCCGACCCGACTGCGACTTTTGCTTTTACTGTTGTGATGCAGAACCCTCTCAAAGCTGTTATCTTGCCTAGGGTGAAAggttaa